In Phreatobacter stygius, a genomic segment contains:
- a CDS encoding NTP transferase domain-containing protein: MKFGPVPVDEALGGVVAHAVRSNGLVLKKGTRIGAAEIAALHAAGAASVTVALAEPDDVAEDEAAARIAAAVGGRGVRVDPAFTGRANLFAEHAGVLLVDRSGVDQVNRLDDAITFATLGAFAAVEPGEMIATVKIIPYAAPAAAVTRAAAARSLVRVAPFVRSRVAVISTLLPGLADKVIEKTLRVTEDRLKPAGATIVSERRIAHEAAALRAALQAGATEDIDLVLVFGASAIADRRDVIPAALEQAGGEIEHLGMPVDPGNLLMVGRLGAVPVLGAPGCARSPKENGFDWVLTRLLAGLPVTKADITGMGVGGLLMEIVSRPQPREGEPELPAAPRIAALVLAAGRSTRMGGPNKLLATLEGTPLVRHAAKAALGAGLAEIVVVTGHQADAVEASLDDLGVRFVHNPDFAEGLSTSLKTGLAALGPDIDAVVVMLGDMPRISPELVGRLVDGFAPAEGLHVVVPTANGRRGNPVLWGRRFFAELGRVTGDQGGRAVLVANPEAVAEVEAGTDSVHLDFDTQEALAAAGGEIAP, from the coding sequence ATGAAGTTCGGTCCCGTGCCGGTCGACGAGGCGCTCGGCGGCGTGGTCGCTCACGCGGTCAGGTCGAACGGGCTTGTCCTGAAGAAGGGCACGCGGATCGGCGCGGCCGAAATCGCCGCCCTGCATGCGGCTGGCGCCGCCAGCGTCACCGTGGCACTGGCCGAACCTGACGATGTCGCCGAGGACGAGGCGGCGGCGCGGATCGCTGCCGCGGTCGGCGGACGCGGGGTCAGGGTCGATCCGGCCTTCACCGGCCGCGCCAATCTGTTCGCCGAACATGCCGGCGTCCTGCTGGTCGATCGGTCCGGTGTCGATCAGGTCAACCGCCTCGATGACGCCATCACCTTCGCGACGCTCGGCGCATTTGCCGCCGTCGAGCCGGGCGAGATGATCGCCACCGTCAAGATCATTCCTTATGCGGCGCCGGCCGCCGCGGTGACGCGCGCGGCCGCGGCGCGATCGCTGGTGCGCGTCGCGCCGTTCGTCCGCAGCCGTGTCGCGGTCATCTCGACGCTGCTCCCGGGTCTTGCCGACAAGGTGATCGAGAAGACGCTCAGGGTGACCGAAGACCGCCTGAAGCCGGCGGGCGCGACCATCGTTTCGGAGCGGCGGATCGCCCATGAGGCGGCGGCGCTGAGGGCTGCCTTGCAGGCCGGTGCGACCGAGGACATCGACCTCGTCCTGGTGTTTGGCGCTTCGGCCATCGCCGACCGTCGCGACGTGATTCCGGCGGCGCTCGAACAGGCGGGCGGCGAGATCGAGCATCTGGGCATGCCGGTCGATCCGGGCAATCTCCTGATGGTCGGCCGGCTCGGCGCCGTGCCGGTGCTGGGCGCGCCGGGCTGCGCCCGCTCGCCGAAGGAGAACGGCTTCGACTGGGTGCTGACCCGGCTGCTCGCCGGCCTGCCGGTGACGAAAGCGGATATTACCGGCATGGGGGTCGGAGGGCTTCTGATGGAAATCGTGTCGCGTCCGCAGCCGCGCGAGGGCGAACCGGAGCTGCCGGCGGCGCCACGCATCGCCGCCCTGGTGCTGGCGGCGGGCCGATCGACCCGCATGGGCGGGCCGAACAAGCTCCTGGCAACGCTCGAGGGCACGCCGCTGGTCCGCCATGCCGCCAAGGCGGCGCTCGGCGCCGGGCTCGCCGAGATCGTGGTGGTCACCGGCCACCAAGCGGATGCCGTGGAAGCTTCGCTCGACGATCTCGGCGTGCGTTTCGTGCACAATCCCGATTTCGCCGAGGGCTTGTCGACCTCGCTCAAGACCGGGCTTGCAGCGCTTGGGCCCGACATCGACGCGGTGGTGGTGATGCTCGGCGACATGCCGCGCATCTCGCCCGAACTGGTCGGCCGGCTGGTCGACGGTTTCGCGCCGGCCGAGGGCCTCCATGTCGTGGTGCCGACAGCCAATGGCCGCCGCGGCAACCCGGTGCTGTGGGGCCGGCGCTTCTTTGCCGAGCTCGGCAGGGTTACCGGCGACCAGGGCGGTCGGGCCGTTCTGGTCGCCAATCCGGAAGCCGTCGCCGAGGTCGAAGCGGGCACCGACAGCGTGCATCTCGACTTCGACACCCAGGAAGCGCTGGCCGCGGCCGGCGGCGAGATCGCGCCCTGA
- a CDS encoding XdhC family protein codes for MDLKLLSALNAARRARKAAVLVTDLDGGPARIVTEDVLAGDRLEEPIRAALRSGRSGVVGETRTFLTVQVPPAQMVVIGAVHISQALVPLARLLGYDPVIVDPRTAFATKERFPDVTVHAEWPDVALPPLNVDRYTAFIALTHDPKIDDPALIHAFERDCFYIGALGSRKTHAKRVERLGAQGVSAEAMARIKAPVGLAIGAITPAEIAVSIMAEVTQAWRQGIA; via the coding sequence ATGGACCTGAAACTCCTGTCGGCCTTGAATGCCGCGCGCCGGGCCCGCAAGGCCGCCGTGCTGGTGACCGATCTCGACGGCGGCCCGGCGCGGATCGTCACCGAGGATGTGCTGGCCGGCGACAGGCTGGAAGAACCGATCCGCGCCGCGCTGCGGTCGGGCCGCAGCGGCGTGGTCGGCGAGACCAGAACCTTCCTGACCGTGCAGGTGCCGCCGGCCCAGATGGTGGTGATCGGGGCGGTTCATATCAGCCAGGCCCTGGTGCCGCTGGCGCGTTTGCTCGGCTACGATCCCGTCATCGTCGACCCGCGCACCGCCTTTGCCACCAAGGAGCGGTTTCCCGACGTGACCGTCCATGCCGAATGGCCCGATGTCGCGCTGCCGCCGCTCAATGTCGACCGCTATACCGCCTTCATCGCGCTGACCCATGACCCGAAGATCGACGATCCCGCGCTGATCCATGCTTTCGAACGCGACTGCTTCTATATCGGCGCGCTGGGCTCGCGGAAGACCCATGCCAAGCGAGTCGAACGGCTTGGCGCGCAAGGTGTCTCGGCCGAGGCCATGGCGCGCATCAAGGCGCCGGTGGGGCTGGCGATCGGCGCCATCACGCCGGCCGAGATCGCGGTCTCGATCATGGCCGAGGTGACCCAGGCCTGGCGCCAGGGCATTGCCTGA
- a CDS encoding XdhC family protein: MLTSDDDILAQAETWAKAGKGVAVATVVETWGSAPRPVGSHLVIDEDGTFLGSVSGGCVEGEVVTEALDVIGSGKPRLLEFGVADETAWRSGLSCGGRIAVYVEKVG; the protein is encoded by the coding sequence ATGCTCACATCCGACGACGACATTCTGGCCCAGGCCGAAACCTGGGCGAAAGCCGGCAAGGGGGTTGCGGTCGCGACCGTCGTGGAGACCTGGGGGTCGGCGCCGCGGCCGGTCGGCTCGCATCTGGTGATCGATGAGGACGGCACCTTTCTCGGCTCGGTTTCGGGCGGCTGCGTCGAAGGCGAGGTGGTGACCGAGGCGCTCGACGTGATCGGTTCGGGCAAGCCGCGCCTACTCGAATTCGGCGTCGCCGACGAGACGGCCTGGCGCTCCGGACTATCCTGCGGCGGACGCATCGCCGTCTATGTCGAGAAGGTCGGCTGA